One genomic window of Nicotiana sylvestris chromosome 10, ASM39365v2, whole genome shotgun sequence includes the following:
- the LOC104213602 gene encoding pre-mRNA-splicing factor 38-like codes for MANRTDPLAKSIRGTNPHNLVEQILRSKIYQNIYWKEQCFGLTAETLVDKAMELDHLGGTFGDNRKPTPFICLIMKMLQIQPEKDIVVELIKNEDYKYVRALGAFYLRITGTDIDIYRYLEPLYNDYRKLRRKLADGQYALTRVDEYIDELVRTDYSCDIALRRIKKRSQLEHNGQLEPRISALEDDFEEEEEKDENEPLATALDDEYEKDYYDMDRDYDRDRDYDRDYDRDREYDRERGRSDRDRDRDRDWDRLRLRDRKARELDRERDPHRSYCRSSSRNRDRKDCGDDRRKRHARSSSSPARDEPKKKKEKKDDRTDHPEIAEANRLWASLVPLVLLLADATKSQQIFEFGWKKKLKN; via the coding sequence ATGGCGAATCGCACCGATCCATTGGCAAAGAGCATTAGGGGAACGAACCCACATAATCTGGTGGAGCAAATCCTGAGGTCTAAAATATACCAAAACATCTACTGGAAAGAACAATGTTTCGGATTGACAGCAGAAACCCTAGTCGACAAAGCCATGGAACTCGACCACCTCGGAGGTACATTCGGCGACAATAGAAAACCCACACCCTTTATATGCCTCATCATGAAGATGCTCCAAATCCAACCTGAAAAAGACATAGTTGTGGAGTTGATAAAAAACGAAGATTACAAGTATGTTCGTGCTCTTGGAGCTTTTTATTTGCGGATTACGGGTACAGATATCGATATTTATCGATACCTTGAGCCTCTCTACAATGATTATCGGAAGCTCAGACGTAAATTAGCTGATGGGCAGTATGCACTGACACGCGTGGATGAGTATATTGACGAGCTTGTGAGGACAGATTACTCTTGTGATATTGCTTTGCGTCGTATCAAGAAAAGATCGCAATTGGAACATAATGGACAGCTGGAACCTCGGATAAGTGCGTTGGAAGATGACTttgaagaggaagaggaaaagGATGAAAATGAACCACTTGCCACTGCATTAGATGATGAGTATGAAAAGGATTACTATGACATGGATCGTGACTATGATAGAGATCGAGATTATGATAGAGACTATGACAGAGATCGTGAATATGACAGGGAACGTGGCAGAAGTGACAGGGATAGAGATAGAGACAGGGACTGGGACCGTCTTCGCCTCAGGGACAGGAAGGCCAGAGAACTTGACCGTGAGCGTGATCCGCATAGGAGTTATTGTAGGAGCAGCAGTAGAAACAGAGACCGTAAAGATTGTGGTGATGATCGTCGTAAAAGGCATGCTCGCAGCAGTTCTAGTCCTGCTCGGGATGAACCCAagaaaaagaaggagaagaaaGATGATAGAACAGATCATCCAGAGATAGCAGAAGCCAACAGGCTTTGGGCTTCGCTAGTTCCTCTAGTACTATTATTAGCTGATGCTACAAAGTCCCAACAAATATTTGAGTTCGgttggaaaaaaaaattgaaaaattaa